TTAATAGGATGAGGCACTATCTTCAAATCCAATATCGAAATGATCTCATCTCATTAACCATCACAGATCATCAAGTTCTGATTTGTACACCTCATGATTTTGAAACTGGCTGTGATTTTACAGATTTTATAATAAATTTCATGCTACACCATTTAGGAAAAATTTATACCTTAATCGAACCATAATAGAAAAACCCCCAACATAAATGTCGGGGGTTTTGAAAGCTTGGTAAATTATTTAGCTGCTTCGTAACGCTTTGCAACTTCATCCCAGTTAACTACATTCCAGAATGCAGCGATGTAATCAGGACGTTTGTTTTGATACTTAAGATAATAAGCATGCTCCCAAACATCTAGCCCAAGAATTGGTGTAACACCTTCCATTACTGGAGTATCTTGGTTTGGAGTGCTTGTTACTTCAAGTTCTCCACCTTTTACTACTAGCCAAGCCCAGCCTGAGCCAAAACGACCAGCTGCAGCATTAGCAAATTCTTCTTTAAAGCTTTCAAAGCTACCAAATTTCTTTTTAAGTGCTTCGCTTAGATCACCTGATGGTTCGCCGCCACCGTTAGGGCTTAGCAATTGCCAGAAAAGTGAGTGGTTAGCGTGTCCGCCACCATTGTTTCGAACAGCCGTGCGAATGCCTTCAGGAAGTGCGTCAAGGTTGCCAAGAAGATCTTCAAGGCTCTTAGATGCATGCTCCTCATGACCTTCTAGTGCACCATTTAATTTTGTTACATATGCGTTATGGTGCTTGTCGTGGTGGATCTTCATTGTTTCTTCGTCGATGTGTGGTTCTAGTGCATTGTAGTCGTAAGGTAGTTCTGGTAGTTCAAATTTAGCCATTGTGAATCTCCTCCTTAAATATAGTATGTAACTTGCTGTTAGGGTAGCGTTAGCCACCACTTGAACATGATGTCGTCACAAGTTTACACTAGCAGAATTGTCATGCGTTTTCAAATAATAAACCTTTGAATTTCCGCAACACAGATAAAGTTTCCCCTCAGTATATGGAATTAAACATCTTAAAGAAAAAAATCGAGAATTAACAGCGTAATAACATACATAAAACATAAAAAAACTCGTCATTAATTGACGAGTGGGATCTTTATTGAGTGGTGGCTCCGGACGGAATCGAACCGCCGACACGAGGATTTTCAGTCCTCTGCTCTACCGACTGAGCTACAGAGCCAAATCATGTTATCAGTATTAATTTTAATTAGTATGTAGTTTGCATTTACATTAAAAGTAATTTGGCCTTGCTATGAGCTTAGGTTGCCCCTAGGGCACTCCAATTAAATTCTGACGAAGAAGTATGTTCGACGTAGTAAGAATTTAATTTTGGTTGCGGGGGCAGGATTTGAACCTGCGACCTTTGGGTTATGAGCCCAACGAGCTACCGAACTGCTCCACCCCGCGATGATGTAAAAGAACTTAATTTGCATCCATTTTTTAGAAAGCTAACTTTTAGAAAATGGAGGAGGAAGAGGGATTCGAACCCCCGCGGGCGACTAAGCCCCTGTCGGTTTTCAAGACCGATCCCTTCAGCCAGACTTGGGTATTCCTCCGATATGCATTTGGTGGACCCTGCAGGACTCGAACCTGCGACCGGACGGTTATGAGCCGTCAGCTCTAACCAGCTGAGCTAAGGGTCCTTATGTAATAAGTGGGGCGGCTGATGGGAATTGAACCCACGAATGCCGGAATCACAATCCGGTGCGTTAACCACTTCGCCACAACCGCCATGTTGTATCGTTGAAATATATGGTAGCGGCGGAGGGGATCGAACCCCCGACCTCACGGGTATGAACCGTACGCTCTAGCCAGCTGAGCTACACCGCCATATGGCTCCACAGGTAGGATTCGAACCTACGACCGATCGGTTAACAGCCGATAGCTCTACCACTGAGCTACTGTGGAATATTTCTTAACGACAAGAACTAATATATCATATGGATAAAGAAAGCGTCAATAAGTTTTTCGAATTTAATTGAATTAATCTTAATTCCAATTATGAAAATACTATATCACGCTTTCATTTTGTCATCAAGAACTTATAGGACATACACTAGGAACACAACAACCATGATCGTTTGGAGTAATCCTTTCATAACAGCTCCACCAAGAAAACCAAGCAATGAACCTACACCTACTTGAACAGATTCTTTAAAAGCTTTTCGATGAATAACTAGTTCAGCTAAGATAGCACCGATAAATGGTCCAAGGATGATCCCTGCAAACGGAATGACAAATGGGCCAACAAGTAAACCAATTGTACTCCCCCATATCGCCGCCTTTGACCCTCCATACTTCTTCACGCCAAATAAATTACTAGCATAGTCCGCAACAAATAATAACATCGTCAGCAGAACTTCAACAATCCAAAAGGAAATAGTCATTGAACCAAAATCAAAAAACACCCCATACAGGATAAACCCAACATAAATAAATAGTACGGCTGGAATAATCGGATAAATCAATCCCACAAATGCAATGATGAACGACGCAATAATCAGGCACCATATTAGAATATCCACGCTTTCAACCTCCCTTCAACTTGACTCTATTTTAGCGGAGATGTCACTTTTCTTCTATATAATGATAAAAAGAAGCAGAGGCATCCCTCTGCTTCCCGCATTTATTCTTCTCCAATGACGGCTTCTGCAATATTCACCGCATGGTCACCAATACGCTCAAGGTTACTGATGATATCAACAAAAACAATTCCAGCACTTCCAGTACATTCACCCTCATTTAGACGAAGGATATGCTGCTTACGAAGCGTTCTTTCCATTTTGTCGATCTTATCTTCTAGCTTAACAACTTCCTGCGCCTTAGCTACATCCCATTTATCGAGTGCATCAAAGGCTTCATTGAGTGCAGAAAGAGTCAGATTAAACATTTCATCAAGGTCTTTCATAGCAACGTCAGTCATCTTCACTTTATTGCTTATTTGATAATCAACCAACTCAACAATATTCTCCATATGATCCCCAATACGCTCGATATCACGAACTGAGTCCATTAGCATACCGTGTCGTGTCGACTCATCTCCAGACAGAGAAGTTGCTGATAATTGGATAAGGTAATCTGTAATTTTATTATCCAGGTTGTTAATAGCTTCTTCATACTGAGCGGTTTTTTCAGCGCTCTTCTGACTCTTAGATGTTAAATAATTTGATGCTTCTTTAACACCCTTATAAGCAAATCCGCTCATTCGAATCACTTCTTCTTTAGCTTGTCCTAATGCAACAGATGGAGAGCGTTCGATAAATACTGGATCAAGGTGTTTTGGCTTATATTCAATCGTTGCATCATCACCAGGAATAATTTTTGTAACGAGATAGGCAAGTCCGGCAATGAATGGGAATTGGATAACAGTATTTGTAATGTTAAAGATCCCGTGTCCGAATGCAATCGTCATTTCCGGTGTTAAGTTTAATGCGTCTCTTAAGTATTCAATAAACGGCGTATAGGCGAATAAGAATATTAGGAAAAGCGCCGTTCCAATTAAATTGAAAATAACGTGAGTCAGTGCTGTACGTCTAGCGGCAACGGATGCACCGATAGAAGCAAGAACTGCTGTAATCGTTGTACCGATATTATCTCCAAACAGAACTGGTAATGCAGCTTGAATATCCATTGCGTTCTGTGAATAAAGACCTTGCAATACACCAATTGTCGCACTGGAACTTTGTACAATGACAGTAAATACTGTACCGATCACAACGCCTAACAGTGGGTTCGAGCTCATGTTTACTGTTAATTCTTGGAAAGCCTCAAGGCTACGAAGTGGTTTCATTCCCGTACTCATTAATTCAAGTCCAAAGAACAACGCACCAAATCCGAAGACGATTTGACCAGCGTAGTTAATTTTCTTGTTTTTAAAGAAGAAAATTAACAAAGAACCGATGGCTATAATTGGAAGTGCGTAATCTTTAATAGGAAAACCAATAATAAATGCTGTAACAGTTGTACCAATGTTCGCACCCATTACAACGCCAATTGCTTGCTTGAGAGTCATAAATCCTGCGTTAACAAGACCGACTGTTAAAACCGTTGTTCCTGAACTACTTTGTATGAGAATAGTTACAATGACCCCAGCGAGTACACCCATAAACGGGTTAGTCGTAAAGCGATCGAGAATGTCTCTTAATCGATCACCTGCTGATCGTTGAAGGCCGTCTCCCATATACTTTAGTCCAAACAGGAAAATACCAAGACCTCCCACAAACTGAAAGATCATCTCCTGAACGTTGAGTTCCATCATTTCAACCCCTTGCACTTATGTTTTATTTTTTCGACAATACTCAACAAAGTCCCTTGTCTATTATCTACATCGCTCCCCCCTTTGTAAAGAGTTAATATAGATTTGTAAAGATATTATGCTTAAAACAAATTTGTTTCAATAAAGTTTCACCAAGAATACTGTTCCCTTCTCTCTATATAAGATAAACTGATTGGGTGGAGAAATGCTCCACATTTAGAAAGGAGATTATTAATTTGAACGTTTTTAAACAACTTTACTACAGCTTATTTTCCCCTAAGATGATGGCCAGGTTCCGTTTTCAAAAGCTAGGCAAGCCAATATTGTACGTATTTTTACTTATGTTCCTTTCTTCTGTGCCAGTTGGAATTATGACGGCTTTATCCTTTACAAACGCTTATGAGGATCTCAAAACACATATGTCAGATCTACCAGAATTCACTTTAGAGGACGGATCTTTAACAAGTGAGCAGTCTGAACCGCTTATTCGACAAAATGATGAAAATACTTTTATTTTTGATGCGACAGACCAGACAAAGCCTGATGATGTTGATCAATATGATTCCGTTATCGCATTCCTAAAAGATCGTGTAATCGTTGTAGATAGCGGTGCTAGACAGGAGTTTAATTACAGTAACTTTAGTTCGATGACTTTCACGAAGCAAGATGTTAATGAGCTAAGTAATAATCTGGACAACCTGCTCCCTATCTTTATTCCGTTACTGATATTCGTTATCTATTTGTTTCAAACCGGCCTTAAGTTTATAGGAGTTACCGTACTAGCTACAATTGGACTACTATTGAGAAGTATTACCGGAAGAAAAGCTTCTTATAAACAACTTTGGGTCTTATCTGTTTATTCAGTAACAATTCCAACGCTCTTCTTTGCGATTATGGCCCTCATTAAAACAGCAGTCCCTTTAGGATTCCTACTTTATTGGATTGTGGCCATCATGCTACTTTATCTTACGATTAAAGAAATCCCGTTACCAAAAAAACGTGTAACGAACGAGCAAGCAAATGATTCAACAGAAGAAAAATTTTGATAATTTACTCAAATCCCTTGCTTTTCACTTTAAAGTGATGTAGATTATGAAAAAAGCGACACAATAAAATTCCATATATTTTCAATTCTTATCAAGAGAAGCAGAGGGACTGGCCCTATGAAGCTTCAGCAACCACCGGATATTTTCTGGTAAGGTGCTAACTCCAGCAAGTTGATTTCAACTTGGAAGATAAGAAGAAGAGCAACCAAAGTCTTCTTCTTATAGAGGGCTTTTTTTATTGCCCTTATTCAATGAAAAGGAGATTGATTATGTCGAATAAACAGTTAGAAACACTACTTGTCCAATTAGGTAATCATTCAGATACTAAAACCGGTGCGGTAAATCCTCCAGTGTACTTCTCCACATCGTATAGCCATGAAGGCATCGGTCAATCCACTGGATTCGATTATTCAAGAACCAAAAACCCGACACGATCCATTTTAGAATCCGCTATATCAGAACTCGAACATGGTGATCAGGGATTTGCTTTTAGTTCCGGAATGGCTGCGATTCAAGCAATCCTTGCCATATTCAAAAGCGGCGACCATATTCTCGTCTCAGATGATTTGTATGGTGGGACTTTTCGATTATTTGCCCATGCTGAAAAACATTATGGTATCTCCTTCACATATTTTGATACACAAAGCAATGAACAACTTTCATCACTCCTAACTCACCGTACAAAAGCCATTTTTGTTGAAAATCCATCTAATCCATTAATGAAATTAACAGATCTTGAAAAAATTGCACGGATAGCAGAAAACAGGGACCTATTATTTATTGTAGACAATACTTTGTTCACCCCTCTTCTACAAAACCCACTACTGCTTGGGGCGGATATCGTCGTGCATAGTGCCACTAAGTATTTAGGCGGTCATAATGATATTCTCGCAGGGCTTGTGGTTGCAAAAGGTGAGAATATTTGCGCTGAAATCCAACAATACCAAAACGGTGCAGGCGCTGTGCTTTCTCCTTTTGATTCCTGGTTATTAATGAGAGGCATGAAAACCTTGCCACTCAGAATGAAGCAGCATGAAGAGAATGCCAGAAAGGTAACTGAATTTTTAACGAATCATGAAGCAATAACAGACGTTTTTTATCCAGATAAAGGTGGGATGCTTTCTTTCAGATTGCGGTCCGAAGAATGGGTAGATCTCTTTCTTAGAAAATTAACACTTGTCACATTTGCTGAAAGTCTTGGAGGGGTAGAAAGCTTTATCACATATCCTTCAACTCAAACTCATGCTGAAATACCAGAAGACATCAGACTTGAAAAAGGGGTGTGCAATCGACTGCTACGTTTCTCTGTTGGGATTGAAAACATCGATGACTTAATACAGGACCTGAATCAAGCATTGTCCATTTTTAAAGAGGAGGTTGTTCAAATTGACAAATACTGATTATACATTTCAAACAAAACTTCTTCATAACGATCACAAATTTGATAGAGCTACAGGAGCTGTTAGCGTCCCTATCCAACAGGCTTCTACATTTCATCAGGTGGATTTTGACCAACCAGGAAAATACGATTACAGTCGTTCAGGCAACCCCACTCGCGAAGCGCTTGAAGAAACAATTGCCAATCTTGAAGGTGGGGTTAAGGGATTTGCGTTTGCTTCTGGGATGGCCGCTATCGCCACCTCTTTTATGCTTCTTTCACAAAACGATCACGTTCTTATATCTGAAGACGTCTACGGTGGGACGTATCGCATGATTCACGACGTTCTCGGTAGATTTGGAATTAAACATACTTTTGTAGACATGACAGATTTAAATGAAGTGGCGAGAGGTATTCAATCCAATACTAAAGTCATCTATATCGAAACGCCTTCTAATCCTTTGCTGAAGGTAACTGACATTCAAGCCGTTGTTAAATTAGCTAAAGCGAATAATTGTTTAACATTTGTCGATAACACCTTTATGACACCTGCTCTACAACGTCCGTTAGACTTCGGAGCCGATATCGTATTGCATAGTGCTACGAAATTCATTTCAGGACATAGCGATGTCGTCGCTGGTCTTGCTGCCGTAAAAAGTGAGGAATTAGCGGAACAGCTTGCATTCCTGCAAAACTCGTTTGGATCGATCTTAAGCGCTCACGATTCCTGGTTAGTTCTCCGTGGCTTAAAAACATTGCATTGTCGACTAGATCAATCGTCTAGATCTGCGTTTCGTCTTGCGCATGCTCTTACTAAAGAAAATATGGTAGAAGAAGTCTTTTATCCAGGGCTTTCTTATCACCCTGGTCACTCCACTCATATTTATCAAGCCGCTGGTCCTGGTGCAGTTTTGTCCTTTCGGTTACCTGATGAAAATGCCGTGCGTCTATTCACAAAGCATGTTCAAATTCCTGTTTTCGCGGTAAGTCTTGGTGCCGTAGAATCAATTCTCTCCTATCCAGCTAGAATGTCACATGCTTCTATGCCTCCTATAGAACGCAGAAAACGAGGCATCACAGATGGATTATTGCGATTGTCTGTGGGACTTGAAAATCCTGATGATTTATTAAAAGATTTCAAAAATGGATTTGCAGCTATTAGAAAGCAATACTCCGCTTCCGAAGCGAGTGGTCAACTATGAGTTTCCTTAATAAATTAAAAAACAATATTCTAATCGGTGATGGCGCGATGGGAACACTTCTCTATTCATATGGCGTAGATCAATGTTTTGAAGAGTTAAACCTATCGCATCCAGAGCAAGTATTAAACATACACCGCGCATATGTAGAAGCAGGTTCAGACGTGATACAAACGAACACCTATGGAGCAAACTACAGTAAATTAGCGAGATATGGTCTTGAAGATCTTGTAAAAGAAATGAACACTGAAGCTGTTAAATTAGCTCGACAAGCAGCAAACAAAGCGACTTATGTATTTGGAACTATCGGTGGCATACGAGGAATCAATACTCAAAAGACTTCTCTTGATGAAATCAAACGTAGCTTTAGAGAACAGTTATACTGTCTTCTACTTGAGGGCGTTGACGGGATCTTACTCGAAACTTATTACGATCTTGAAGAAATTTCATCAGTCCTTGGGATTGCTCGAAAACAAACGAATCTCCCCATAATAGCTCAAGTTTCCATGCATGAACCCGGGGTTTTACAAAACGGGACCTCCCTTCCATCTGCTCTTAAACAATTAGAAGAGTCTGGAGCAGATGTGACAGGTGTTAATTGTAGACTAGGGCCATATCATATGATTCAAGCTTTTGAAGAGGTCCCCCTTTCAACTAGTTATCTCTCTGCTTATCCAAATGCAAGTTTACCTGACTATGAGGAGGGACGATTGGTTTACCCCACTGCCCCTGATTATTTTAAACAAAGTGCTGAATCTCTCCGCAAACAAGGTGTTCGATTAATTGGAGGATGTTGTGGTACAACACCAGAACATATTGCTGCTGTTTCAAAAGCTTTAAAGGGAACAAAACCTATTACTCATAAAAAAATAGAAGTAATAGCTAAAGAAGTCACGCAAACCGAAAACAACATAGATCGTTTGCCCCACTTGCATGAAATTGCTCAAAAGCAACGTTCTGTTATCGTAGAGCTTGATCCGCCTAAGAAGCTAAATACAAAGAAGTATCTCCAAGGTACGAAGGCCCTACAAGAAGTCGGAGTAGATGCTATTACACTAGCTGATAATTCCCTTGCTTCACCTCGTATTTGCAATACAGCTATGGCATCAACTATTCAGTCACAATTTAATGTTCGCCCTCTCGTGCACATAGCTTGTAGAGACCGGAATATCATCGGATTACAATCGCATATAATGGGGCTTCATACACTGGGAATTAATCAAGTACTCGCTGTTACTGGAGATCCTACAAAAATAGGAGATTTTCCAGGTGCAACTTCTGTATATGACGTATCATCTTTCGACCTTATCCGGTTAATCAAACAATTCAACAACGGGTTATCTTATTCCGGTAAATCACTTGGGATGAAGACTTCCTTTTCGATCGCAGCAGCTTTTAACCCTAATGTTCGCCATCTTGATCGAGCTGTCGCAAGACTTGAGAAAAAACAGCAGTATGGGGCGGATTATTTTATTAGTCAGCCTATCTATAGCGAAGAACAATTAATCGAAGTACATGAAGCTACAAAACATTTAATGTGCCCTATTTACATCGGAATCATGCCGTTAACAAGCTATCGAAATGCCGAATTCCTGCATAATGAAGTACCAGGAATAAAATTATCTGATTCAATACGTAAGCGAATGTCCACAGCCACCGATGCCAGTGAGTCACAAAATGAAGGACTCGCCATCGCAAAGTCCTTAATTGATGCAGCATTCGATTTATTCAATGGCATTTATTTAATAACACCGTTTTTGCGCTACGAATTAACAGTTGAATTAACTCGTTACATTAAAGAAAAAACTCGTATTGAAGAAGAAAGGAAGATTCATAGTGGTCTACCCCTCATTTGAAGATCTACTTAAGAAGAGAATTCTTGTTCTTGATGGAGCCATGGGAACAATGATTCAACAGGCTAATCTTATGCCTGCTGATTTTGGTGGTGAAGATTACGAAGGCTGCAACGAATACTTATCTTTAACAAGACCAGACCTTATCTCCTCAATACATGATGATTACTTAGCTTGTGGTGCTGATATTATTGAAACGAACACTTTCGGAGCGACCGATCTCGTTCTCGACGAATATAATCTTGGCCATCTTGCTGAAAAGCTTAACTACACATCTGCCATTCTAGCAAAAGAAGCAGTTTCAAAAGTGACGACATTTGATAAGCCCCGTTTTGTAGCTGGTTCAATGGGGCCAACAACAAAAACATTATCTGTTACAGGTGGCACTACATTTGAAGCTCTATGCCGATCCTATCAATTACAAGCAAAAGGATTACTAGAAGGTGGCGTAGATCTCCTCCTTGTTGAAACAAGTCAGGATATGCTAAATGTTAAAGCCGCTTTTATTGGGATTTCAAAATCTTTTAAAGAAAGCAATCGTTCTGTTCCCCTTATCATTTCTGGTACTATCGAACCGATGGGAACAACTCTCGCAGGTCAAAGCATTGAAGCTTTTTATTTATCACTTGAACACATGAACCCAGCTGTTGTTGGTCTAAACTGTGCAACAGGACCAGAATTTATGAGAGATCACCTCCGCTCTCTATCAGATCTTGCCACAACTTCTGTGAGTTGCTATCCAAATGCGGGCCTTCCAGATGAAGAGGGGCATTATCATGAAACGCC
The sequence above is drawn from the Pseudalkalibacillus hwajinpoensis genome and encodes:
- a CDS encoding superoxide dismutase, which gives rise to MAKFELPELPYDYNALEPHIDEETMKIHHDKHHNAYVTKLNGALEGHEEHASKSLEDLLGNLDALPEGIRTAVRNNGGGHANHSLFWQLLSPNGGGEPSGDLSEALKKKFGSFESFKEEFANAAAGRFGSGWAWLVVKGGELEVTSTPNQDTPVMEGVTPILGLDVWEHAYYLKYQNKRPDYIAAFWNVVNWDEVAKRYEAAK
- a CDS encoding DUF456 domain-containing protein gives rise to the protein MDILIWCLIIASFIIAFVGLIYPIIPAVLFIYVGFILYGVFFDFGSMTISFWIVEVLLTMLLFVADYASNLFGVKKYGGSKAAIWGSTIGLLVGPFVIPFAGIILGPFIGAILAELVIHRKAFKESVQVGVGSLLGFLGGAVMKGLLQTIMVVVFLVYVL
- a CDS encoding Na/Pi cotransporter family protein — encoded protein: MELNVQEMIFQFVGGLGIFLFGLKYMGDGLQRSAGDRLRDILDRFTTNPFMGVLAGVIVTILIQSSSGTTVLTVGLVNAGFMTLKQAIGVVMGANIGTTVTAFIIGFPIKDYALPIIAIGSLLIFFFKNKKINYAGQIVFGFGALFFGLELMSTGMKPLRSLEAFQELTVNMSSNPLLGVVIGTVFTVIVQSSSATIGVLQGLYSQNAMDIQAALPVLFGDNIGTTITAVLASIGASVAARRTALTHVIFNLIGTALFLIFLFAYTPFIEYLRDALNLTPEMTIAFGHGIFNITNTVIQFPFIAGLAYLVTKIIPGDDATIEYKPKHLDPVFIERSPSVALGQAKEEVIRMSGFAYKGVKEASNYLTSKSQKSAEKTAQYEEAINNLDNKITDYLIQLSATSLSGDESTRHGMLMDSVRDIERIGDHMENIVELVDYQISNKVKMTDVAMKDLDEMFNLTLSALNEAFDALDKWDVAKAQEVVKLEDKIDKMERTLRKQHILRLNEGECTGSAGIVFVDIISNLERIGDHAVNIAEAVIGEE
- a CDS encoding DUF1189 domain-containing protein, with translation MNVFKQLYYSLFSPKMMARFRFQKLGKPILYVFLLMFLSSVPVGIMTALSFTNAYEDLKTHMSDLPEFTLEDGSLTSEQSEPLIRQNDENTFIFDATDQTKPDDVDQYDSVIAFLKDRVIVVDSGARQEFNYSNFSSMTFTKQDVNELSNNLDNLLPIFIPLLIFVIYLFQTGLKFIGVTVLATIGLLLRSITGRKASYKQLWVLSVYSVTIPTLFFAIMALIKTAVPLGFLLYWIVAIMLLYLTIKEIPLPKKRVTNEQANDSTEEKF
- a CDS encoding methionine biosynthesis PLP-dependent protein; amino-acid sequence: MSNKQLETLLVQLGNHSDTKTGAVNPPVYFSTSYSHEGIGQSTGFDYSRTKNPTRSILESAISELEHGDQGFAFSSGMAAIQAILAIFKSGDHILVSDDLYGGTFRLFAHAEKHYGISFTYFDTQSNEQLSSLLTHRTKAIFVENPSNPLMKLTDLEKIARIAENRDLLFIVDNTLFTPLLQNPLLLGADIVVHSATKYLGGHNDILAGLVVAKGENICAEIQQYQNGAGAVLSPFDSWLLMRGMKTLPLRMKQHEENARKVTEFLTNHEAITDVFYPDKGGMLSFRLRSEEWVDLFLRKLTLVTFAESLGGVESFITYPSTQTHAEIPEDIRLEKGVCNRLLRFSVGIENIDDLIQDLNQALSIFKEEVVQIDKY
- the metC gene encoding cystathionine beta-lyase, which codes for MTNTDYTFQTKLLHNDHKFDRATGAVSVPIQQASTFHQVDFDQPGKYDYSRSGNPTREALEETIANLEGGVKGFAFASGMAAIATSFMLLSQNDHVLISEDVYGGTYRMIHDVLGRFGIKHTFVDMTDLNEVARGIQSNTKVIYIETPSNPLLKVTDIQAVVKLAKANNCLTFVDNTFMTPALQRPLDFGADIVLHSATKFISGHSDVVAGLAAVKSEELAEQLAFLQNSFGSILSAHDSWLVLRGLKTLHCRLDQSSRSAFRLAHALTKENMVEEVFYPGLSYHPGHSTHIYQAAGPGAVLSFRLPDENAVRLFTKHVQIPVFAVSLGAVESILSYPARMSHASMPPIERRKRGITDGLLRLSVGLENPDDLLKDFKNGFAAIRKQYSASEASGQL
- a CDS encoding bifunctional homocysteine S-methyltransferase/methylenetetrahydrofolate reductase — its product is MSFLNKLKNNILIGDGAMGTLLYSYGVDQCFEELNLSHPEQVLNIHRAYVEAGSDVIQTNTYGANYSKLARYGLEDLVKEMNTEAVKLARQAANKATYVFGTIGGIRGINTQKTSLDEIKRSFREQLYCLLLEGVDGILLETYYDLEEISSVLGIARKQTNLPIIAQVSMHEPGVLQNGTSLPSALKQLEESGADVTGVNCRLGPYHMIQAFEEVPLSTSYLSAYPNASLPDYEEGRLVYPTAPDYFKQSAESLRKQGVRLIGGCCGTTPEHIAAVSKALKGTKPITHKKIEVIAKEVTQTENNIDRLPHLHEIAQKQRSVIVELDPPKKLNTKKYLQGTKALQEVGVDAITLADNSLASPRICNTAMASTIQSQFNVRPLVHIACRDRNIIGLQSHIMGLHTLGINQVLAVTGDPTKIGDFPGATSVYDVSSFDLIRLIKQFNNGLSYSGKSLGMKTSFSIAAAFNPNVRHLDRAVARLEKKQQYGADYFISQPIYSEEQLIEVHEATKHLMCPIYIGIMPLTSYRNAEFLHNEVPGIKLSDSIRKRMSTATDASESQNEGLAIAKSLIDAAFDLFNGIYLITPFLRYELTVELTRYIKEKTRIEEERKIHSGLPLI